GGGTCGGTCTACGTCGCGGAGCGTGGTGCGGCCAGGGTCAGCCGGATCGGGACGACCGGGCTGGTCACCGTGATCGCCGGAGCGGGGGCGGCCTCGGATCGAGGCAGTACGAGGTTGAGCCGTCCGAACGGCGTGGCGGTGGACGGCCGGGGGGCCGTCTACATCGCCGACACCGGATGTCATCGGATCCGCAAGGTCACCTCGGGGATCGTCGACTCGATCGCGGGCACCGGATCGCCGGGACGAGGCGGGGTCGGTGGACGAGCGGTGCTGACACCCTTCGATGCGCCGAACGGTGTGGCGTTGGACGAGTACGGCAACATGTATGTCGCCGACACCGGCAGCCACCGCATTCGCAAGATCATGCTGTTCGACCGGCTGCTGGCGATCAGCGGCGACGGCCAGCGTCCCGCGCCCGCCGCCGTCTTCCCTCGGCCGCTCGTCGTGCGGGTCACGCTGCGAGAAGGACCGGTGCTCGCCGCGCCGATCACGTTCGCGATCGTCGGGGACACCACCTCCGGCGCCCGCTTCACCGAGTCGGCATCCACTCGGACGGTGGTACGCACGAACCTTCAGGGTGAGGCCGCCGTCGAACTGACGGGCGGGCCGATGCCGGGCACGGTGCGGGTGGAGGCGACGCTGGGCACCATGGTCACCACGTTCACGGCCGCGATCTCGACGCCAAAGGCGACCTCGGCATCGGCACGGTGACCGGATCGGGAGCGTTCCTCCTGCCGGGCGCGGCCGCCGGCCGCAGCCGGGCCACGACGGGACCGGCTGAGCACGACGGACTCGACGTCGACCCCTGCCCCACGCCGAGTCCTGGTTGCCGTGGCCCGTGTCAGAGTCTGTCTGTGATCCCCCTGGAGTCGTGAGCGGGGATCAGCGTGGCTGAGCTGCCAGGCGGAGGTAAGAGACATAACCGGAGTCATGTCGACTGACGACAACGCAGCAGATCGCCGCGCTGGCCCCGCGCAACAGGACAGTGGGGATCAATAGACAGGCTCTCAGACCGCGGCGGCGGGTCGCCTCCCCCACCAGGCGATCCGCCGCCGCACGGCTCAGACGTGCACCACCGGGCCGTTCGCCGTCTCGCCTCGGCTGAGAAAGAGCGCCAGGCCCGCCGCGACCAGCGCCACCGCCGCGCCGACGGTGAAGGCGAAGCCCATCCCGTCGAGGAAGGCGGCGTGACTCGCCGAGGCCGTCGCGGCGGCGACGTCGGCGCTCACGCCGTCCGGGATCACCGGAACCGCCTGGGACACCTGGCTGCGCATGCCCTCGATCTCCCCGCCGCTGGGCGCGGGAAGCCCGGCCTCGACGAAACGGTCCGGGAGGGTGGCGGCCACCCGCCCGCCCAACAGGGCACCGAGCACTGCGGTACCCAGGGAGCCGCCGAGCTGCATCGCGGCCTGCTGCATCCCGCCTGCGACACCGGAGAGCCGCATCGGCGCGTTGCCCACGATCGCATCGGTCGCGGCGACCATGACCACGCCGAGGCCCCCGCCGAGCAGCAGGAACAGCAGTCCTGTCATGACCGGACCGGTGTCGGCGTCCACCAGGGACATCCCGAACAGCGCGACGGCGGTGGCGAGCAGGCCCAGCGCGGCAGGCACCCGGATGCCGAACCGCTCGATGACGCGGCCCGCCACGGGGGGCCCGAAAGCGAGCATCACCGACAGCGGCATGATCCGCAGCCCCGTCTCCAGCGGGGTGAGTCCCTGGACGCCCTGGAAGTAGAAGGTCAGGAAGAACATCGAGCCGAACATCGCCAGCGCCATCAGCAGGATCAGGATCGTGCCGATCGACAGCGAGGCGGAGCGGAAGATGCTCAGCGGAAGCAACGGCTCGCGAACCCTGCTCTGCCACCAGACGAAGACAGCGGCCAGCACCAGGCCGGTGGCGGCCGACCCGAGCGTCATCGGATGCGTCCAGCCCTCTTCCGGCGCGCTCACCAGTGCGAAGACCACGCCGAACATCGCAAGGGACAGCAGCAGGATGCCCACGACGTCGAACCGCGAGTCCGGGTCGACGGCGTGATTGGCAGGCAGCAGGCGCAGGCCGAGAGTGACGGCGAGCACCGCGATAGGGACGTTGACAAAGAAGACGGCCTGCCAGTTCACCGCCGAGACGAGGACGCCGCCCGCGATCGGCCCGGCGGCCGTCGAGGCGCCGATCAGACCGGAGAACACGCCGATCGCCCGGTTGAGCTTCTCCTTCGGGAAGCTCATTCGCAGCAGGCCCAGGGCGGAGGGGATGATCGCGGAGCCGAAGGCGCCCTGCAGGATGCGCAGCCCGATGAGGGCCGGGATGCCCTGCGACAGTCCGATCGCCAAGGACGTGAGACCGAAACCGATCACGCCGATGAAGTAGACGCGGCGGTGACCGAAGCGGTCGCCGAACTTCCCCGAGGTGATCAGGAAGACGGCCAGCCCGAGCAGATAACCATGGGTGACCCACTGGAGCTCGGCGAGCGTCGTGCCGAGGCTGGCGCCGATGGCCGGGTTGGCCACGGCGACGATGGTGCCGTCGACAGCCACCATCATCACCCCGAAGCTGATCGCGACCAGGGTCGCCCAGGGGTTGGCCTTGGACGCCCTCGGCGGCACGTGCGCATCGGTGGTGGGCAGGCTCATGAACGTCCTCACTTTCGAGAGCCGTCAGGCGCGAAGTGGCAATCGCTGACTCTTGACACAGGATGCCACATCTTGATCGACGGGTTAGGCTCCTACCCAGGAGGCGATGTCCAATGGAGGATTCGGTCGCAGCCCTCGGCCTTCGGGAACGCAAGAAGGCGCGGACTCATGAGGCGCTGATCGACACGGCCCTGCGGCTGTTCGCGCAGCACGGCTTCGCCGCGACCACCACCGAGGAGATCGCGGCCGCGTGCGAGGTGTCCCAGCGAACCTTCTTCCGCTACTTCAACAGCAAGGAAGACGTCGTCACCGCAGTCGAGGACGCGGTGGACGACGAGTTCCTGCACCGGTTCCGGGATCGCCCGGTCGAGGAGCATCCCCTCTTCTCTCTGCGAGCCGCCGCCTTGGCGACCTGGGGAAGCCTGAACGAGTCAGCCGCCGAGCGACAGGTACTGGCGGCACGGCTCGGTGAGGAGAACCCGCCGCTGCTCGCGGCGCAGCTTCGGCGGCGGGACGACCGACAGGCGATGCTCGTCGACGAGATCGTCGAACGCACCGGCAGGCCGAGTCAGGAGGTGGAGGTGCGAGCCTGGCTGGCGGTGGGTGCCTTCACCACGGCAGTCCGGGTGGCGCACGGCATCTGGTGCGGCCGGGGCGGCACGGCTGTCACCAGCCTCTGCGAGGCGATCGAGCTCAGTCTCGACCTGCTGCCGTCGTCGCTGACCACGGCGTGGCATCTGCCCGACGCCGCCTCCTGACCGCCTGCGGCAGGACGATCCGGCCGCAGGCACCGCCGCGCTGTCGGGCTGCGGGGTCCACCGGTCGCCGCCGGTCTCGACTCTCGGAGACTCCGAGGCTGCCGACGAGCCATCGGCGCCGGTGGGCCGCGACAGCACGCGCCGTCTCGCGGGCTCCGGCCGCCACCACGCCGAACCGGCCGTCGCCCGCCCGACGGATCAGCCGCCTCCACCGCTGGAGGCGATGGCGGCCTGACGTTCCGAGAGGGCCTTGCGCAGTG
The Actinoalloteichus fjordicus DNA segment above includes these coding regions:
- a CDS encoding NHL domain-containing protein; its protein translation is MTSSTTVRPGSTGTVDAVVTTVAGSGIGGFGEDADGRAVHTRLHHPTGVTIDMARKILYIADSGNHRVRRVHHGSITTVAGTGDPGFDGDGGPADAARVTTPTSVAVDHHGTLYIADTGNHRIRKVDTDGTITTVAGTGDPGFDGDGGPANAARVTTPTSVAVDHHGTLYIADTGNHRIRKVDTDGTITTVAGAAEPGDSTSRGGFSEPVGVAVDRAGSVYVAERGAARVSRIGTTGLVTVIAGAGAASDRGSTRLSRPNGVAVDGRGAVYIADTGCHRIRKVTSGIVDSIAGTGSPGRGGVGGRAVLTPFDAPNGVALDEYGNMYVADTGSHRIRKIMLFDRLLAISGDGQRPAPAAVFPRPLVVRVTLREGPVLAAPITFAIVGDTTSGARFTESASTRTVVRTNLQGEAAVELTGGPMPGTVRVEATLGTMVTTFTAAISTPKATSASAR
- a CDS encoding MFS transporter codes for the protein MSLPTTDAHVPPRASKANPWATLVAISFGVMMVAVDGTIVAVANPAIGASLGTTLAELQWVTHGYLLGLAVFLITSGKFGDRFGHRRVYFIGVIGFGLTSLAIGLSQGIPALIGLRILQGAFGSAIIPSALGLLRMSFPKEKLNRAIGVFSGLIGASTAAGPIAGGVLVSAVNWQAVFFVNVPIAVLAVTLGLRLLPANHAVDPDSRFDVVGILLLSLAMFGVVFALVSAPEEGWTHPMTLGSAATGLVLAAVFVWWQSRVREPLLPLSIFRSASLSIGTILILLMALAMFGSMFFLTFYFQGVQGLTPLETGLRIMPLSVMLAFGPPVAGRVIERFGIRVPAALGLLATAVALFGMSLVDADTGPVMTGLLFLLLGGGLGVVMVAATDAIVGNAPMRLSGVAGGMQQAAMQLGGSLGTAVLGALLGGRVAATLPDRFVEAGLPAPSGGEIEGMRSQVSQAVPVIPDGVSADVAAATASASHAAFLDGMGFAFTVGAAVALVAAGLALFLSRGETANGPVVHV
- a CDS encoding TetR/AcrR family transcriptional regulator; protein product: MEDSVAALGLRERKKARTHEALIDTALRLFAQHGFAATTTEEIAAACEVSQRTFFRYFNSKEDVVTAVEDAVDDEFLHRFRDRPVEEHPLFSLRAAALATWGSLNESAAERQVLAARLGEENPPLLAAQLRRRDDRQAMLVDEIVERTGRPSQEVEVRAWLAVGAFTTAVRVAHGIWCGRGGTAVTSLCEAIELSLDLLPSSLTTAWHLPDAAS